AATGCTGCCATATTCGCCCGAAATAAGCTTTTTCGCAAGTTCAGATCCTCTTTCCCTGATAATCCCATTCAGAATGAGGGTTGTTCGCCGTTTCGCATTATCCCGGCCTGCGACTTCAGACGAAAGCAGACTGTCTACGGTGCTGGCAAGATAATCGATTCCTTCCCCCGTCTGTGCGGAACACTTGATAACAGGAGGTCGTTTGGTTTGATCATCCATAAATTCAAGGCTGGCATTAACAGCTGTTTCAAGCTGTTCTATACCGGGTCTGTCCGCCTTGTTCAGAACGATTACATCAGCGATTTCCATAATACCGGCTTTCATGGTCTGGACTTCATCACCAAAACCGGGCACAAGCACAAGCAGAGTAATATCCGCGAGAGAGGCAACTTCCACTTCCGCCTGTCCTACCCCAACCGTCTCCACCAGTACAGGGTCATAGGAAGCAGCAGTCATCACTTCAAGAGCGTCCCGTGTTGCCCCGGAAAGACCCCCAAGGTGTCCCCTGCTACCCATACTCCTGATAAATACTCCCGGATCTGAAGCATGTTTCTGCATCCGCACTCTATCCCCCAGCAGCGCACCGCCGGAAAAAGGTGACGACGGATCAACGGCTATAACTCCAACATTCCGGTTGAGCTTTCTCCAGTATTCAATGAGCAGGTTCACAAGAGTACTCTTTCCCGCTCCTGGAGGACCGGTTACTCCGATGGTTTTTCCCTGCCTGTCCGGATTGTAAAGAGAGTGGAGTATCATGGAACTGGATGGGTGCCCGTTTTCCACCATAGAGAGAACTCGCGCCAGACCTCTGGTTCTGCTTTCCCTCACGTCTGTAATAAAACCTTCGATTTCCGCTGGAAGCGAATTTGCATCATAACGGATTTGCGCCATTGCGGGATTATCCTGACTGAAATTCGTTCTGAATAAATTCGATAACTTCAGTCGCGGCAGTTCCCGGAGTGAAGATAGCCTTGAATCCAGCCTTCTTCAGAGCAGGAATATCCTCCTCCGGAATAACTCCTCCTCCAAAAAGGATGATATCAGCAGCACCCTTTTCTTCAAGAAGCCTGGCTACTTCAGGGAACAGATAGTTGTGAGCACCGGACAGCAGAGACAAACCGATGAAATCGACATCCTCCTGGATGGCCGCGTTAGCTATTGCTTCCGGTGTCTGCCGAATTCCGGTGTAGATAACTTCCATGCCTGCATCGCGCAGAGCTCTCGCTATGTATTTGGCACCTCTGTCATGTCCATCAAGACCCGGTTTTCCTATCAGTATACGTATTCTGCGATCCATAATCGCCTCCGGCATTTAGTATTAATGCAATCCTGAATATTCAATATCAGAAAACTTCAACTGAGCACTTCCCTAAAGCTTTCTCAACCCGCATAATATAAGCATCTCTATTTCCTGTGCATAATCCCGACCTGGAGGTTGAATTATAACCTGCCGCATGATGCTGTTGATGAGAGATTGTAT
This genomic stretch from Candidatus Aegiribacteria sp. harbors:
- the meaB gene encoding methylmalonyl Co-A mutase-associated GTPase MeaB, whose product is MAQIRYDANSLPAEIEGFITDVRESRTRGLARVLSMVENGHPSSSMILHSLYNPDRQGKTIGVTGPPGAGKSTLVNLLIEYWRKLNRNVGVIAVDPSSPFSGGALLGDRVRMQKHASDPGVFIRSMGSRGHLGGLSGATRDALEVMTAASYDPVLVETVGVGQAEVEVASLADITLLVLVPGFGDEVQTMKAGIMEIADVIVLNKADRPGIEQLETAVNASLEFMDDQTKRPPVIKCSAQTGEGIDYLASTVDSLLSSEVAGRDNAKRRTTLILNGIIRERGSELAKKLISGEYGSINKAIESVLSGKTTPYMIGEMFSGFLEGIQEKDNGSKQD
- a CDS encoding cobalamin B12-binding domain-containing protein; its protein translation is MDRRIRILIGKPGLDGHDRGAKYIARALRDAGMEVIYTGIRQTPEAIANAAIQEDVDFIGLSLLSGAHNYLFPEVARLLEEKGAADIILFGGGVIPEEDIPALKKAGFKAIFTPGTAATEVIEFIQNEFQSG